The proteins below come from a single Saccharopolyspora sp. SCSIO 74807 genomic window:
- a CDS encoding glycosyltransferase, translated as MRVCLVSHRLGGFDGVSVEAAKWVSGFRSLGATVTRAAGHFAADEPGDVLVRGMWADRPGGAPPAVDHGTIRELCRGHDLLVLDNAGSLWSAPDASAAWQRHALEAGIPTVLRHHDPAWQGPALRRVEGDTVPLHHPAHLHVLINEHTAREFAGRWPELARADALRVLHNRVHVDALSSGDRAGTRDRFGVRPAETLIAHPARVESANKNIPGAVRLALDLEEELGAPVRYWLTDDEPAGGEVAEALARAPGLVRGRVAEQADLYAAADLVVLPSTWEGWGLPVVEAAAAGRLVAAGPYPVLREIRAAGLIVPGPDEVRRIAELLTGGAEVRAANRAVVRRRFDAQELPQELTAIATRARELSRG; from the coding sequence ATGCGGGTGTGCCTGGTGTCGCACCGGTTGGGCGGGTTCGACGGGGTCAGCGTGGAGGCCGCCAAGTGGGTGAGCGGGTTCCGCTCGCTCGGCGCGACGGTGACCCGTGCGGCGGGCCATTTCGCCGCCGACGAACCCGGTGACGTGCTGGTCCGGGGAATGTGGGCGGACCGGCCCGGTGGTGCACCGCCCGCCGTCGACCACGGCACGATCCGCGAGCTGTGCCGCGGGCACGACCTGCTGGTGCTGGACAACGCCGGTTCGCTGTGGAGCGCGCCGGACGCTTCCGCGGCCTGGCAGCGGCACGCCCTGGAAGCAGGCATCCCGACCGTGCTGCGCCACCACGATCCGGCATGGCAAGGGCCCGCGCTGCGCCGGGTCGAAGGGGACACCGTGCCGCTGCACCACCCCGCGCACCTGCACGTGCTGATCAACGAGCACACCGCGCGGGAGTTCGCCGGGCGCTGGCCCGAGCTGGCCCGCGCGGACGCGCTGCGCGTGTTGCACAACCGGGTGCACGTCGACGCGCTGAGCAGCGGAGATCGCGCCGGGACCCGCGACCGGTTCGGCGTCCGGCCTGCGGAGACGCTGATCGCGCACCCGGCGCGGGTGGAGAGCGCGAACAAGAACATCCCCGGCGCGGTACGGCTCGCGCTGGATCTGGAGGAGGAACTGGGCGCTCCGGTGCGCTACTGGCTCACCGACGACGAGCCCGCAGGCGGCGAGGTCGCCGAAGCGCTCGCCCGCGCACCCGGGCTGGTGCGCGGGCGCGTGGCCGAACAGGCCGATCTCTACGCCGCCGCGGACCTGGTCGTGCTGCCATCGACCTGGGAAGGCTGGGGCCTGCCCGTCGTCGAGGCCGCCGCGGCCGGTCGGCTCGTGGCCGCCGGGCCGTACCCGGTGCTGCGCGAGATCCGCGCCGCGGGGTTGATCGTGCCCGGCCCGGACGAGGTGCGGCGCATCGCCGAGCTGCTGACCGGCGGTGCCGAAGTGCGGGCCGCGAACCGGGCCGTGGTCCGCCGCCGGTTCGACGCGCAGGAACTCCCGCAGGAACTCACCGCTATCGCGACCCGGGCCCGCGAGCTGTCCCGCGGCTGA
- a CDS encoding RimK family alpha-L-glutamate ligase has translation MSEGADDLARPFPPAHDFRPGPLLLQGQDYFFRSDDASLDFQERMHRADLVDEGDGDPTPCVLVLARAADMEMNELSLALAERDIRMVRIDADRCLEVALTVYTDNPLIEFERWLLRPILVWRRHFDITALPVDPTTVHGAYVREQWRAVSGWLSGRTDWEQINPVRSSSHLDRLTQLRDAAAFGLRVPRTTVTTLPGRNRPGGDNCIVKTAGHHLLEPEPGALRGLFPRPLDIRRSTEGREPAPVLVQQYLEADHEIRAFVVGERVIAYRVDKLDPAQLWVDPDSVVVERVELPSDLITKLLALCRYWRLDVAAVDLLAVRGEHVFLEVNVNCDWRWFEHRAQDGSVSAAVHSWVAERFEHLSAAAPLPGWSR, from the coding sequence ATGAGCGAGGGGGCGGACGATCTCGCGCGCCCCTTTCCGCCCGCGCACGACTTCCGGCCGGGCCCGTTGCTGCTGCAGGGCCAGGACTACTTCTTCCGCTCCGACGACGCGAGCCTCGACTTCCAGGAGCGGATGCACCGCGCCGACCTCGTCGACGAGGGCGACGGCGACCCCACCCCGTGCGTGCTGGTGCTGGCGCGCGCGGCGGACATGGAGATGAACGAGCTGTCGCTGGCGCTGGCCGAACGGGACATCCGGATGGTGCGGATCGACGCGGACCGGTGCCTGGAGGTCGCGCTCACCGTCTACACCGACAACCCGCTGATCGAGTTCGAGCGCTGGCTGCTGCGCCCGATCCTGGTGTGGCGCAGGCACTTCGACATCACCGCGCTGCCGGTCGACCCGACCACCGTGCACGGCGCCTACGTCCGCGAGCAGTGGCGCGCGGTGTCCGGCTGGTTGTCCGGGCGCACCGACTGGGAGCAGATCAACCCGGTGCGCTCCAGCTCGCACCTGGACCGGCTGACGCAGCTGCGGGACGCGGCGGCGTTCGGCTTGCGGGTGCCGCGGACGACCGTGACGACGCTGCCCGGCCGCAACCGGCCCGGCGGGGACAACTGCATCGTCAAAACCGCCGGGCATCACCTGCTGGAGCCGGAACCCGGTGCGTTGCGCGGGCTTTTCCCGCGACCGCTGGACATCCGCCGCTCCACCGAGGGGCGCGAACCCGCGCCGGTGCTGGTCCAGCAGTACCTCGAGGCGGACCACGAGATCCGCGCGTTCGTCGTCGGCGAGCGGGTGATCGCCTACCGGGTGGACAAGCTCGATCCCGCGCAGCTGTGGGTCGATCCGGATTCCGTGGTGGTGGAGCGGGTCGAGCTGCCCAGCGATCTGATCACCAAGCTGCTGGCGCTGTGCCGCTACTGGCGGCTGGACGTGGCCGCGGTCGACTTGCTCGCGGTGCGCGGTGAGCACGTGTTCCTGGAGGTCAACGTCAACTGCGACTGGCGCTGGTTCGAGCACCGGGCGCAGGACGGGTCGGTCTCCGCGGCGGTGCACTCGTGGGTCGCCGAGCGGTTCGAGCACCTCTCCGCCGCGGCACCGTTACCGGGGTGGAGCCGGTGA
- a CDS encoding AAA family ATPase: MTDRRTGSSASGAGSRALFAERFALLYVTAGDPPLKRVAEAVERTRKLDERGRPIRAMAQRISDWRRGRNVPARFAALSVVLEILIGEARKQRAQPPVAGLYDVQAWRRLWEEALATPTSSEPSADQPPADEAPSSAEPPAEDSGLCPYRGLAAFQEADSAWFFGRERSTGTLVDRLGMAAEEGGITMLVGASGAGKSSLLRAGLIPAIAAGALPEQGSASWPVRTVTPGDDPLKVLISLVPELGALLGEVEQVPAGADEEFRFAEAVRDAVSGHLRAQQGDEARLVLVVDQFEETFTMCPDDATRALFVQALHAMCTTGNAPGLVVLGLRADFYGRCLDFPELAEALQNRQMVLSAMTLAELRKAITGPAKATGLQIESGLVDVLLRDLGAGIGRSYGKPGQRAYDAGALPLLSHALLVTWQRRQSGRLTIAGYRAAGGIQTAVAGSAERAWAELDESGQTAARQVLLRLVHVGDDTQDTRRRATRQEIIDRAEHREAARRALDVLASARLVTLESEAVEISHEALLYAWPRLRGWIDQDRAGNLARQRLERDAEAWYAENQDPSLLYRGARLKTARSWAQQEPGAELSTAGREFLEASLRHRRRAGWSRRTGVAAVCLFAVIAAVAGMLAVQQRYDARFRQVLAQADQVQATDPSAAARLNLLAKRMRPDDPDVHTRLLSTQSTPLATPMTGHHGAVYLTTFSPDGKTLVTAGYDRTVRLWDVSDRGAPKPLGPPLTGFGSWATSAVFSPDGRTLAAAADDGLVRLYDVADPAHPRPLGPPITGGDGTVYLLTFSPDGRTLATANENSTARLWNVSDPARPAELGEPLRGHTARVRTLDFSPDGRTLATGGDDSTVRLWNVADPARASPVGPVLRGHAGGLHSVAFSPDGSKLASGSVDKTIRLWDTRDPAGAGSLGPVLTGHAAPVWSVKFSPDGNKLASSSEDSTARLWNISDPRNPAQLGQNLAAGSSTVYAVGFSPDGRTLATGSDDGVVRLWSLPERVLSGHAAAVNSAEFSPDGRTMVNAAEDRTLQVWDTTDPLHPRQLRPPLQVHDGQPSSVYLDFSPDGRTLATGGGDGQVRLWDFSDPARPKPLGAPLAVDTRYVGDVAFSPDGTVLAAGDTDTTVQLWDVRDPLHPKRLGTPLSGHTGFLNLIAYSPDGRTLATAGDDGTLRLWDVHDPARAHLLGPPLTAHGSAVKAVAFSPDGKTMVSAGSDKVARLWDITDPAAPKPVGGPLAGHSQSVISVAFSPDGRTLATGSVDRSVRLWDVSDRDEPRAIGQSLSEHGAAVNAVGFSPDGNVLVSTSEDNTVRLWDLDVEHAIRRICESTSGVLPKPQWERTIPQVAYRDVCSS, translated from the coding sequence ATGACGGACCGGCGGACGGGTTCTTCGGCATCGGGTGCGGGATCGCGAGCGCTGTTCGCGGAACGGTTCGCGCTGCTTTACGTAACCGCCGGTGATCCGCCGTTGAAGCGGGTCGCCGAAGCCGTCGAACGCACCCGCAAGCTGGACGAGCGGGGCCGCCCGATCCGCGCGATGGCGCAGCGGATCAGCGACTGGCGCCGCGGCCGCAACGTGCCCGCCCGGTTCGCCGCATTGTCGGTCGTGCTGGAGATCCTGATCGGCGAAGCCCGCAAGCAGCGGGCGCAGCCGCCGGTGGCGGGCCTCTACGACGTGCAGGCGTGGCGGCGGCTCTGGGAAGAGGCGCTGGCCACCCCCACCTCGTCCGAGCCGTCCGCGGACCAGCCGCCCGCGGACGAGGCACCGAGCTCCGCCGAGCCGCCCGCGGAAGACTCCGGGCTGTGCCCGTACCGCGGGCTGGCCGCCTTCCAGGAGGCCGACTCCGCGTGGTTCTTCGGCCGCGAGCGCAGCACCGGAACGCTGGTCGACCGGCTCGGGATGGCCGCCGAGGAAGGCGGCATCACCATGCTCGTCGGCGCCTCCGGGGCGGGGAAGTCGTCGTTGCTGCGCGCCGGGCTGATCCCGGCGATCGCCGCGGGCGCGCTGCCGGAGCAGGGCTCGGCGTCCTGGCCGGTGCGCACCGTGACACCGGGCGACGATCCGCTGAAAGTGCTGATCAGCCTGGTTCCGGAGCTGGGTGCGCTGCTGGGGGAAGTCGAGCAGGTGCCGGCGGGCGCCGACGAGGAGTTCCGCTTCGCCGAGGCGGTCCGCGACGCCGTGTCCGGACACCTGCGCGCCCAGCAGGGCGACGAGGCGCGGCTCGTGCTGGTCGTGGACCAGTTCGAGGAAACCTTCACGATGTGCCCGGACGACGCCACCCGAGCGTTGTTCGTGCAGGCCCTGCACGCCATGTGCACCACCGGGAACGCGCCGGGCCTGGTGGTGCTCGGACTGCGCGCGGACTTCTACGGGCGGTGCCTGGACTTCCCGGAGCTGGCCGAGGCGCTGCAGAACCGGCAGATGGTGCTCAGCGCGATGACGCTGGCCGAGTTGCGCAAAGCGATCACCGGTCCGGCCAAGGCCACCGGGCTGCAGATCGAGTCCGGCCTGGTGGACGTGCTGCTGCGGGACCTGGGGGCGGGCATCGGCCGTTCCTACGGCAAGCCGGGGCAGCGGGCCTACGACGCGGGTGCGCTGCCGCTGCTTTCGCACGCGCTGCTGGTGACCTGGCAGCGCAGGCAGAGCGGCCGGCTCACGATCGCCGGCTACCGCGCGGCGGGCGGCATCCAGACCGCGGTGGCGGGCAGCGCCGAACGCGCCTGGGCCGAGCTGGACGAAAGCGGGCAGACCGCCGCTCGGCAAGTGCTGCTGCGGCTGGTGCACGTCGGCGACGACACCCAGGACACCCGCCGGCGCGCCACCCGCCAGGAGATCATCGACCGCGCCGAGCACCGCGAGGCCGCGCGGCGCGCGCTGGACGTGCTGGCTTCGGCGCGGCTGGTGACGTTGGAGTCCGAAGCCGTCGAGATCAGCCACGAGGCGCTGCTGTACGCCTGGCCGCGGTTACGCGGGTGGATCGACCAGGACCGCGCGGGCAACCTCGCGCGGCAACGGCTGGAACGGGACGCCGAAGCCTGGTACGCGGAGAACCAGGACCCCTCGCTGCTCTACCGCGGCGCGCGGCTGAAGACCGCGCGGAGCTGGGCGCAGCAGGAGCCGGGCGCGGAGCTGAGCACGGCAGGCCGCGAGTTCCTCGAAGCCTCGCTGCGGCACCGCCGCCGGGCCGGCTGGTCCCGCCGCACGGGTGTCGCCGCGGTGTGCCTGTTCGCGGTGATCGCCGCCGTCGCCGGGATGCTGGCGGTGCAGCAACGCTACGACGCCCGGTTCCGCCAGGTGCTCGCGCAGGCCGACCAGGTGCAGGCCACCGATCCGTCCGCGGCGGCCCGGCTGAACCTGCTGGCCAAGCGGATGCGCCCGGACGATCCCGACGTGCACACCAGGCTGCTGTCCACCCAGAGCACCCCGCTGGCCACCCCGATGACCGGCCACCACGGCGCCGTGTACCTGACCACGTTCAGCCCGGACGGGAAAACCTTGGTCACCGCCGGCTACGACCGCACCGTGCGGTTGTGGGACGTGTCCGATCGAGGTGCGCCGAAACCGCTCGGGCCGCCGCTGACCGGGTTCGGCAGCTGGGCGACCTCGGCGGTGTTCAGCCCCGACGGCCGGACGCTGGCCGCCGCGGCCGACGACGGCCTGGTGCGGCTCTACGACGTTGCCGACCCGGCGCACCCGCGTCCGCTGGGCCCGCCCATCACCGGCGGCGACGGCACGGTCTACCTGCTCACGTTCAGCCCGGACGGGCGCACGTTGGCGACCGCGAACGAGAACTCGACGGCGCGGCTGTGGAACGTCTCCGACCCGGCGCGCCCGGCCGAGCTCGGTGAGCCGCTGCGCGGGCACACCGCGCGGGTCCGGACGCTGGACTTCAGCCCGGACGGGCGCACGCTGGCCACCGGTGGCGACGACTCGACCGTGCGGCTGTGGAACGTCGCGGACCCGGCCCGCGCGTCTCCGGTCGGCCCGGTGCTGCGCGGGCACGCCGGAGGGTTGCACTCGGTGGCGTTCAGCCCGGACGGCAGCAAGCTGGCCTCCGGCAGCGTGGACAAGACGATCCGGCTCTGGGACACCCGGGACCCGGCCGGGGCGGGATCGCTCGGGCCGGTGCTGACCGGGCACGCGGCCCCGGTGTGGTCGGTGAAGTTCAGCCCGGACGGCAACAAGCTCGCCTCCAGCAGCGAGGACAGCACGGCCCGGCTGTGGAACATCAGCGATCCGCGCAACCCCGCCCAGCTCGGGCAGAACCTCGCCGCAGGCAGCAGCACCGTCTACGCGGTCGGGTTCAGCCCGGACGGGCGCACGCTGGCCACCGGCAGCGACGACGGCGTCGTCCGGTTGTGGTCGCTGCCCGAGCGCGTCCTGTCCGGGCACGCCGCGGCGGTCAACTCGGCGGAGTTCAGCCCGGACGGGCGGACCATGGTCAACGCGGCCGAAGACCGCACGCTGCAGGTGTGGGACACCACCGACCCGCTGCACCCGCGGCAGCTGCGGCCGCCGCTGCAGGTGCACGACGGTCAGCCCAGCTCGGTGTACCTGGATTTCAGCCCGGACGGCCGGACGCTGGCCACCGGCGGCGGTGACGGCCAGGTCCGGTTGTGGGACTTCAGCGACCCGGCGCGTCCGAAGCCGTTGGGCGCGCCGCTGGCCGTGGACACCCGCTACGTCGGCGACGTCGCGTTCAGCCCGGACGGCACCGTCCTCGCCGCAGGCGACACCGACACCACCGTGCAGCTGTGGGACGTGCGGGATCCGCTGCACCCGAAGCGGCTCGGCACGCCGCTGTCCGGGCACACCGGTTTCCTGAACCTGATCGCCTACAGCCCGGACGGGCGCACCTTGGCGACCGCGGGCGACGACGGCACGCTGCGGCTGTGGGACGTGCACGACCCGGCGCGCGCACACCTGCTCGGGCCGCCGCTGACCGCGCACGGCTCGGCGGTGAAAGCCGTGGCGTTCAGCCCGGACGGCAAGACGATGGTCAGCGCGGGCAGCGACAAGGTCGCCCGGCTCTGGGACATCACCGACCCGGCGGCACCGAAACCCGTGGGCGGGCCGTTGGCCGGGCACTCCCAGTCGGTGATCTCGGTGGCGTTCAGCCCGGACGGGCGCACGTTGGCGACCGGCAGCGTGGACCGCTCCGTGCGGCTGTGGGACGTGTCGGACCGGGACGAGCCGCGGGCCATCGGGCAGAGCCTGTCCGAGCACGGGGCCGCGGTGAACGCGGTCGGGTTCAGCCCGGACGGGAACGTGCTGGTCTCCACCAGCGAGGACAACACCGTGCGGCTGTGGGACCTCGACGTGGAACACGCGATCCGGCGCATCTGCGAGTCGACAAGCGGGGTGCTGCCGAAGCCGCAGTGGGAGCGGACCATCCCGCAGGTCGCCTACCGGGACGTGTGCTCGTCCTGA
- a CDS encoding nucleotide disphospho-sugar-binding domain-containing protein, with translation MRVLFSSLASYGHTYPMVPLARAALAQGHEVVFTTGAQFLPALRELGLGTAAVGMSIPEGYAAAGAGERRPEPGSEAWKKLMTQVFAGELPRRFAVDLQPVLAATEPDLVVHEAGNHGAGIAAARAGIPGVCHGFGLVAPDDFGDFGPTLRAVAAEFGVELPAGELRALGNPFLDVAPKSLQESELAVQRIPLRPVPFAEPGELPPVGGTRPLIYLTLGTAFGDAEVLGRAVSGLAELDADVLVAAGPTVEPAALGELPANVSVHSWLPQAELLGRVDLIVHHGGSGTMLAAAAAGLPQLLLPRGADQFRNAAAVAELGAGTELLGADVTTANVRDAAEALLGGAQHRRVARELAAEIAAMPSPESVAERLPEFAR, from the coding sequence GTGCGAGTCCTCTTCTCCAGCCTGGCCAGCTACGGCCACACCTATCCGATGGTCCCGTTGGCCCGCGCCGCGCTCGCGCAGGGCCACGAAGTCGTTTTCACGACCGGTGCGCAATTCCTGCCCGCGCTGCGCGAGCTCGGATTGGGCACTGCTGCGGTCGGCATGTCAATCCCGGAGGGGTACGCCGCGGCGGGCGCGGGCGAGCGCCGTCCGGAACCGGGCAGCGAGGCGTGGAAGAAGCTCATGACGCAGGTCTTCGCGGGCGAGTTGCCCCGGCGGTTCGCTGTCGACCTCCAGCCGGTGCTGGCGGCGACCGAACCGGACCTGGTGGTGCACGAAGCGGGCAACCACGGTGCCGGAATCGCCGCGGCGCGCGCCGGTATTCCGGGCGTCTGCCACGGATTCGGACTGGTCGCACCGGACGATTTCGGCGATTTCGGACCGACGTTGCGCGCGGTCGCCGCGGAATTCGGCGTGGAACTGCCCGCAGGCGAGTTGCGCGCGCTCGGCAACCCGTTCCTGGACGTCGCCCCGAAATCGTTGCAGGAATCCGAATTGGCCGTCCAGCGGATTCCGCTGCGCCCGGTGCCGTTCGCCGAGCCCGGCGAGCTGCCGCCGGTCGGCGGGACGCGGCCGCTGATCTACCTGACCCTCGGCACCGCGTTCGGCGATGCGGAAGTGCTCGGCCGAGCGGTCAGCGGGCTCGCCGAGCTGGACGCCGACGTGCTGGTCGCCGCCGGGCCGACGGTCGAACCGGCGGCGCTGGGCGAGCTGCCCGCCAACGTCTCGGTGCACAGCTGGCTGCCGCAGGCCGAGTTGCTCGGCCGGGTCGACCTGATCGTGCACCACGGCGGCAGCGGCACCATGCTCGCCGCCGCGGCAGCGGGGTTGCCGCAGCTGCTCCTGCCGCGGGGCGCGGACCAGTTCCGCAACGCCGCTGCCGTGGCGGAACTCGGTGCCGGCACGGAACTGCTGGGAGCCGACGTCACCACCGCGAACGTGCGGGACGCCGCGGAAGCCCTGCTGGGCGGCGCGCAGCACCGGCGCGTCGCGCGCGAACTCGCCGCCGAGATCGCCGCGATGCCGTCCCCGGAGTCCGTTGCCGAGCGGCTCCCCGAGTTCGCCCGGTGA
- a CDS encoding sigma-70 family RNA polymerase sigma factor, with product MTNSLVDDEFLQQANPFRRELLAHCYRMLGSVHDAEDLVQETYLRAWRAYDRFEGRSSLRTWLHRIATTVCLTALENRGKRPLPTGLGAPDSAPQDALDEQREVPWLEPVPDAMLPERADPAAIVAERESTRLAFVAALQHLQPKQRAVLLLREVLKWRAAEVADLLGTTTAAVNSSLQRARAQLEQAVPAQDDVIEPLEPRQRAMLQEWVAAFEAKDVSAIVALFTSDAVWEMPPFTGWYTGPATIGELIAQRCPAGPGDMRLVGTAANGQPAFGVYMRGPRGEFEPFQLQVLTLAGGRVRHVVAFGDPGLFETFGLPAALLAESPADKREVTPAR from the coding sequence ATGACCAACAGCCTCGTGGACGACGAATTCCTGCAGCAGGCGAACCCGTTCCGGCGGGAGCTGCTGGCGCACTGCTACCGGATGCTCGGCTCGGTGCACGACGCCGAAGACCTGGTGCAGGAGACCTACCTGCGGGCCTGGCGGGCCTACGACCGGTTCGAAGGCCGCAGCTCGCTGCGCACCTGGCTGCACCGGATCGCGACCACGGTGTGCCTGACCGCGCTGGAGAACCGGGGCAAGCGGCCGCTGCCGACCGGGCTCGGCGCGCCCGACTCGGCGCCGCAGGACGCGCTGGACGAACAGCGCGAAGTGCCGTGGTTGGAGCCGGTGCCGGACGCGATGCTGCCCGAGCGCGCAGACCCCGCCGCGATCGTGGCCGAGCGGGAGAGCACCCGGCTGGCGTTCGTCGCGGCGCTGCAACACCTGCAACCGAAGCAGCGGGCGGTGCTGCTGCTCCGGGAGGTGCTGAAGTGGCGGGCCGCGGAGGTCGCCGACCTGCTCGGCACGACGACGGCGGCGGTCAACAGCAGCCTGCAACGCGCCCGGGCGCAGCTCGAACAGGCAGTGCCCGCGCAGGACGACGTGATCGAACCGCTCGAACCGCGCCAGCGGGCGATGCTGCAGGAGTGGGTCGCGGCGTTCGAGGCGAAGGACGTCTCGGCGATCGTCGCGCTGTTCACCTCCGACGCGGTGTGGGAGATGCCGCCGTTCACCGGCTGGTACACGGGTCCGGCCACGATCGGCGAACTGATCGCGCAGCGCTGCCCCGCGGGCCCCGGGGACATGCGCCTGGTGGGCACCGCCGCGAACGGGCAGCCCGCGTTCGGGGTCTACATGCGTGGTCCGCGCGGGGAGTTCGAGCCGTTCCAGCTCCAGGTCCTCACGCTGGCGGGCGGCCGGGTGCGGCACGTGGTCGCGTTCGGCGATCCGGGGCTGTTCGAGACGTTCGGGCTGCCCGCCGCGCTGCTCGCGGAGTCGCCCGCGGACAAGCGCGAAGTCACACCCGCGCGATGA
- a CDS encoding DUF2165 domain-containing protein, producing MRLLRSLGSLRAVITALVAITAVQIGLIAFGNITDYGTNAEFVQHVFAMDTTFQTDGTMWRAITTPGLAQAGYLAVIVWEVLTAVVLVAAFVFWVRPGSQGIDTARRLASLGWLLELLLFGGGFITIGGEWFQMWQSDKWNGLQPALQNLVIAGIGLVLVHLPMRESAER from the coding sequence ATGCGTCTTCTGAGATCTTTGGGCAGCTTGCGCGCGGTGATCACCGCTTTGGTGGCGATCACCGCGGTGCAGATCGGGCTGATCGCGTTCGGCAACATCACCGACTACGGGACCAACGCGGAATTCGTGCAGCACGTGTTCGCGATGGACACCACGTTCCAAACCGACGGCACGATGTGGCGGGCGATCACCACGCCGGGGCTGGCCCAGGCCGGCTACCTCGCGGTGATCGTGTGGGAGGTGCTGACCGCGGTCGTGCTCGTGGCCGCGTTCGTCTTCTGGGTGCGCCCCGGTTCGCAGGGCATCGACACCGCGCGGAGGCTGGCCAGCCTCGGTTGGCTGCTGGAACTGCTGCTGTTCGGCGGCGGTTTCATCACCATCGGCGGCGAGTGGTTCCAGATGTGGCAGTCGGACAAGTGGAACGGTTTGCAGCCGGCGTTGCAGAACCTGGTCATCGCCGGGATCGGGCTCGTTCTGGTGCACCTTCCGATGCGGGAGTCCGCCGAGCGGTGA
- a CDS encoding NAD(P)/FAD-dependent oxidoreductase — MAGKSEPTRILILGGGYVGMYTALQLQSKLGRREASVTVVDPQPHMTYQPFLPEAAAGSVEPRHVVAPLRRVLKRCHVITAGVTEINHADKAVTIENPQTGAETLHYDQLVVALGSVPRLLPIPGLAEQGISLKTVGEAIYLRNHVLAKMDAAANTSDEEMRSRLLTFTFVGGGFAGAEALAELEDMARYATRYYENISRDDMRWILVEAAGRVMPEVSEKMGVYVVKALEERGIQVYLNTFLKTVENGHAVLSDGTEFDTDTLVWNAGVKANPVLKDSDLPLDERGRVKATAHLQAEGLPDVWVAGDCSAVPDLSKTDDDPSATCAPSAQHAVRQADQLGKNLLASLRGKRTKEYHHKYAGSVAGLGLYKGVADVYGFKAKGFVAWFMHRTYHVSRMPTFNRKLRIIVDWTLAFLFRREAVSMGQIQDPKADFERAAAS; from the coding sequence ATGGCTGGTAAATCCGAACCCACCCGGATTCTCATCCTCGGCGGCGGCTATGTCGGCATGTACACGGCGCTGCAGCTTCAGTCGAAGCTCGGGCGCCGGGAAGCTTCCGTCACCGTGGTCGACCCTCAGCCGCACATGACCTACCAGCCCTTCCTGCCGGAAGCGGCCGCGGGCTCGGTCGAGCCTCGCCACGTGGTAGCGCCACTGCGACGAGTCCTGAAGCGGTGCCACGTGATCACCGCAGGCGTCACCGAGATCAACCACGCCGACAAGGCCGTGACGATCGAGAACCCGCAGACCGGTGCCGAAACGCTGCACTACGACCAGCTGGTCGTCGCGCTCGGCTCGGTGCCCCGGCTGTTGCCCATCCCCGGCCTGGCCGAGCAGGGCATCAGCCTGAAAACCGTCGGCGAAGCCATCTACCTGCGCAACCACGTGCTGGCGAAGATGGACGCCGCGGCCAACACCTCCGACGAGGAGATGCGTTCCCGGCTGCTGACGTTCACGTTCGTCGGCGGCGGGTTCGCGGGCGCGGAAGCGCTCGCCGAGCTGGAGGACATGGCCCGGTACGCGACGCGCTACTACGAGAACATCTCGCGCGACGACATGCGGTGGATCCTCGTCGAAGCCGCAGGCCGGGTGATGCCCGAGGTCAGCGAGAAGATGGGCGTCTACGTCGTCAAGGCGCTGGAAGAGCGCGGCATCCAGGTCTACCTGAACACCTTCCTGAAGACCGTCGAGAACGGGCACGCGGTGCTGTCCGACGGCACCGAGTTCGACACCGACACGCTGGTGTGGAACGCGGGTGTGAAGGCGAACCCGGTGCTGAAGGACTCCGACCTGCCGCTGGACGAACGGGGTCGGGTCAAGGCGACCGCGCACCTGCAGGCGGAAGGACTGCCGGACGTGTGGGTCGCCGGTGACTGCTCGGCGGTGCCGGACCTGTCCAAGACCGACGACGACCCGTCCGCGACCTGCGCGCCGTCCGCGCAGCACGCGGTGCGCCAGGCCGATCAGCTCGGCAAGAACCTGCTGGCCAGCCTGCGCGGCAAGCGGACGAAGGAGTACCACCACAAGTACGCCGGTTCGGTCGCCGGGCTGGGGCTGTACAAGGGTGTGGCCGACGTCTACGGCTTCAAGGCCAAGGGGTTCGTCGCGTGGTTCATGCACCGCACGTACCACGTGAGCCGGATGCCCACGTTCAACCGCAAGCTGCGGATCATCGTGGACTGGACGCTGGCGTTCCTGTTCCGCAGGGAGGCCGTGTCGATGGGCCAGATCCAGGACCCGAAGGCCGATTTCGAGCGCGCCGCGGCGAGCTAA